The following proteins come from a genomic window of Deltaproteobacteria bacterium:
- the malQ gene encoding 4-alpha-glucanotransferase, protein MNTRRAGVLLHVSSLPSRHGLGDFGPEAHAFADFLARSGQSVWQMLPLTPINAGAGNSPYSSYSAFAGNVLFISVDLLARSGLVRAEDIHRAPDFPLGRVDYSSAAAWRMHVLEAAFDSALPRLRANAAFEDFCQREEAWLDDYVLFMALKREQNFAPWFAWPMELRLREEAALRAARARLGYSMLQERFYQYLFARQWRDLRRHCTDLGIAIMGDAPIYVSLDSCDVWANRGIFELDDTGLPVYSAGAPPDYFSATGQMWGNPVYAWERLERTGFSWWIQRLAHESRRYDLVRLDHFRGFCAFWQVPACEPTAENGSWIPGPGEKLFEAVSRAVPDLRLVAEDLGVITPDVTELMGRFGFPGMKVLQFAFSENMGQNTYIPHNVVPNSVAFTGTHDNNTTRAWFAEELGPDGRERLRAYVGWNVTEADAADVLIRLTLASVADLAIIPMQDYLGLDGEGRMNMPGVAGGNWGWRLPAGVQTEALSARMRTLAHIYGR, encoded by the coding sequence ATGAACACTCGCCGCGCTGGCGTGCTTTTGCATGTCTCTTCCCTGCCATCCCGGCATGGATTGGGGGATTTCGGCCCGGAAGCCCATGCTTTCGCGGATTTTTTGGCCCGTTCGGGCCAGTCCGTGTGGCAAATGCTGCCCCTGACCCCGATCAACGCCGGAGCGGGCAATTCGCCGTATAGCAGCTACTCCGCCTTTGCCGGCAACGTGCTCTTTATCAGCGTGGACCTGTTGGCCCGGTCCGGGTTGGTGCGGGCCGAGGACATCCATCGTGCGCCGGATTTTCCCTTGGGCCGGGTGGATTACTCCTCCGCAGCCGCGTGGCGCATGCACGTGCTCGAAGCGGCCTTCGACAGCGCCTTGCCCCGACTGCGCGCGAATGCCGCGTTCGAGGATTTTTGCCAGCGGGAGGAGGCTTGGCTGGATGATTATGTTTTGTTCATGGCGTTGAAGCGCGAGCAGAATTTCGCGCCATGGTTCGCCTGGCCCATGGAATTGCGTCTGCGGGAGGAGGCGGCCTTGCGCGCGGCACGGGCGCGGTTGGGGTATTCCATGCTCCAGGAGCGTTTTTACCAATATCTGTTTGCGCGGCAGTGGCGGGACCTGCGCCGGCATTGCACGGATTTGGGCATCGCGATCATGGGCGACGCGCCGATTTACGTCAGCCTGGACAGCTGCGATGTGTGGGCCAATCGAGGTATTTTCGAGCTCGATGACACGGGCCTGCCTGTTTACTCGGCGGGTGCGCCACCAGATTATTTCAGCGCGACCGGCCAGATGTGGGGCAATCCCGTCTACGCCTGGGAGCGTCTGGAACGGACCGGGTTTTCGTGGTGGATCCAACGCCTGGCGCATGAAAGCCGGCGTTACGATCTGGTCCGTCTGGATCATTTTCGGGGCTTTTGCGCCTTCTGGCAGGTGCCGGCCTGCGAGCCCACGGCCGAGAACGGATCGTGGATACCCGGCCCAGGCGAAAAGTTGTTCGAGGCCGTGTCGCGGGCAGTTCCGGATTTAAGGCTCGTGGCCGAGGATTTGGGCGTGATCACGCCGGATGTGACGGAGCTCATGGGCCGGTTTGGTTTTCCGGGCATGAAGGTGCTCCAGTTCGCTTTTTCCGAGAACATGGGGCAAAACACCTACATTCCGCACAACGTCGTCCCGAACAGCGTGGCTTTCACGGGAACTCACGATAACAACACCACGCGCGCTTGGTTTGCCGAGGAGCTGGGGCCGGATGGCCGGGAACGATTGCGAGCCTATGTGGGCTGGAATGTCACGGAAGCCGATGCCGCCGATGTCCTGATCCGGCTGACCCTGGCTTCCGTGGCCGATTTGGCCATTATTCCCATGCAGGATTATCTTGGCCTGGATGGAGAGGGCCGCATGAACATGCCCGGTGTCGCGGGTGGAAACTGGGGGTGGCGTCTGCCTGCTGGAGTCCAGACCGAGGCGCTTTCGGCGCGGATGCGGACCTTGGCCCACATCTACGGGCGTTGA
- the glgB gene encoding 1,4-alpha-glucan branching protein GlgB, which translates to MSSPHGFGDLDVYLFKQGRHGRLYELFGAHPAPDGGYRFAVWAPNASYVSVVGDFNHWDRTAAPMAVRLDSSGVWEGLVPAARHGQRYKYFISWSGGSGERADPYALFNEEPPATASIIWDLDYGWDDAAWMKDRGERNSLASPWAIYEVHLGSWRRDEQGDFLNYRRIAHELAAYAQDMGFTHVELMPVAEHPFYGSWGYQSTGYFAPSSRYGSPQDFRYFVDYLHQRGIGVILDWVPGHFPTDAHGLAYFDGTALYEHADPRQGFHPEWTSAIFNYGRYEVAGFLICNALYWLREFHLDGLRVDGVASMLYLDYSRGEGEWIPNRHGGRENLEAIELLRELNKAVYQEFPDVQTIAEESTSWPMVSKPVYLGGLGFGLKWNMGWMNDSLTYMEYDPIYRKYHHNLLTFALWYAYAENFVLPLSHDEVVHGKKSLLSKMPGDAWRQMAGLRVLFGYMYGLPGKKLLFMGAEFGQWNEWNHDRALDWELLTFPAHDGLRSWVRDVNRFYRECPALHELDFDPAGFCWENCHDSDQSVLSFFRKAGSRTVLVVCNFTPVVREHYAVGVDRGGMWREALNSDSIHYGGSGVGNMGGARAEAIPVHGRPFSLNLVLPPLAVVYFMPEGE; encoded by the coding sequence ATGTCCAGTCCGCACGGTTTCGGCGATCTTGATGTTTACCTGTTCAAGCAAGGCCGCCATGGGCGGCTTTACGAACTTTTTGGCGCCCATCCCGCCCCCGACGGAGGATACCGCTTCGCGGTCTGGGCGCCCAACGCCAGCTATGTTTCCGTGGTCGGGGATTTCAATCACTGGGATCGGACCGCGGCCCCCATGGCCGTGCGTCTGGACAGTTCCGGAGTTTGGGAGGGCCTCGTGCCGGCGGCCAGACATGGTCAGCGCTACAAGTATTTCATTTCCTGGTCCGGCGGGTCGGGTGAGCGCGCCGATCCCTACGCCCTGTTCAACGAGGAGCCGCCGGCCACGGCCTCGATCATTTGGGATCTCGATTACGGGTGGGACGACGCGGCCTGGATGAAAGACCGGGGGGAGCGCAATTCCCTGGCCAGTCCCTGGGCCATCTATGAGGTTCATTTGGGTTCGTGGCGTCGGGACGAGCAGGGCGATTTCTTGAATTACCGGCGCATCGCCCATGAGTTGGCGGCCTATGCCCAGGATATGGGCTTTACCCATGTCGAGCTGATGCCCGTGGCCGAGCATCCGTTTTATGGTTCCTGGGGGTATCAGAGCACCGGTTACTTCGCGCCGTCCAGCCGCTACGGCTCGCCCCAGGATTTTCGTTATTTCGTGGATTATCTGCACCAGCGGGGCATTGGTGTTATCCTGGATTGGGTGCCGGGACATTTTCCGACCGACGCCCATGGCCTGGCATATTTCGATGGGACCGCCTTGTACGAGCATGCCGATCCGCGTCAGGGATTTCATCCCGAATGGACGAGCGCCATTTTCAACTATGGCCGCTATGAGGTCGCGGGGTTTTTGATTTGCAATGCCCTGTATTGGCTGCGCGAATTCCATCTCGATGGGCTGCGCGTGGATGGCGTGGCCTCCATGCTCTACCTTGATTATTCACGGGGCGAAGGGGAGTGGATTCCCAACCGCCATGGCGGTCGGGAAAACCTGGAGGCCATCGAGCTGCTGCGCGAATTGAACAAGGCCGTGTATCAGGAATTTCCCGACGTGCAGACCATCGCCGAGGAGTCCACGTCCTGGCCCATGGTTTCCAAGCCCGTCTATCTGGGTGGTCTGGGGTTTGGGCTGAAGTGGAACATGGGCTGGATGAACGACTCCCTGACCTACATGGAATACGACCCGATCTACCGCAAATACCACCACAACCTGCTCACGTTTGCCTTGTGGTACGCTTATGCCGAGAATTTTGTCCTGCCTCTTTCCCACGACGAGGTGGTTCATGGCAAAAAATCGCTACTGTCCAAGATGCCAGGAGATGCGTGGCGGCAAATGGCCGGTCTGCGGGTTTTGTTTGGATATATGTACGGCCTGCCAGGCAAGAAACTGTTGTTCATGGGCGCGGAATTTGGCCAGTGGAATGAATGGAACCACGATCGGGCCCTGGACTGGGAGCTGCTGACCTTTCCGGCGCACGACGGTTTGCGGAGCTGGGTGCGGGATGTGAACCGGTTTTACCGGGAGTGTCCGGCATTGCATGAACTGGATTTCGACCCGGCGGGGTTTTGCTGGGAAAATTGCCACGATTCGGACCAGAGCGTGCTCAGTTTTTTCCGCAAGGCTGGCTCCCGGACCGTGCTGGTGGTGTGTAATTTCACGCCAGTTGTCCGCGAACATTATGCCGTGGGCGTGGACCGGGGCGGGATGTGGCGCGAGGCGCTCAATTCCGACAGCATTCACTATGGCGGCAGCGGGGTCGGCAACATGGGCGGCGCGCGGGCCGAGGCCATTCCCGTCCATGGTCGACCTTTTTCGCTGAATCTGGTGTTGCCGCCCCTGGCCGTGGTTTATTTCATGCCCGAGGGCGAGTGA
- a CDS encoding CofH family radical SAM protein, with translation MMENGLSSAARKRLATLKPGERIECDFALDIARHASVHELGEAALRQRRARHGDKAYYVYNQHLNYTNICKNQCRFCAFFKRKGEEGGYAHSLDTVRGMLEARKDHPIREIHIVGGLNPDLPYQYYLDLVALCRQIRPQAVIKAFTAVEIAHFADTWNRDERTVLEELRAVGLQVLTGGGAEVFSAAMRAKLCPEKVSGERWLAIHGLAHDMGIKTNSTMLFGHIESWEDRVEHLDALRILEDAKPGFVCFIPLAYQPRNNELRAAGPTGEEYLRMIAVSRLMLDNIPHIKAYWAFAGIKAAQMALWAGADDFDGTIVEEKIGHAAGADSPKGMTIGELVDTISASGFVPVQRDALFDEVSTLRA, from the coding sequence ATGATGGAAAACGGACTCAGCTCCGCCGCCAGAAAACGCCTGGCGACCTTGAAACCCGGCGAGCGCATCGAATGCGATTTCGCTCTGGATATCGCCCGCCACGCCTCGGTCCATGAACTCGGCGAGGCCGCCCTGCGCCAGCGTCGAGCCCGACATGGGGACAAGGCGTATTATGTCTATAACCAGCATCTGAACTATACGAACATCTGCAAGAATCAGTGTCGGTTTTGCGCGTTTTTCAAGCGCAAGGGCGAAGAGGGCGGCTACGCCCATTCCCTGGACACGGTTCGGGGCATGCTCGAGGCGCGCAAGGATCATCCCATCCGGGAAATCCACATTGTCGGTGGGCTCAATCCGGACCTGCCCTATCAATACTATCTCGATCTGGTGGCCTTGTGCCGGCAAATTCGTCCCCAGGCCGTGATCAAGGCTTTCACGGCCGTGGAGATCGCCCATTTCGCCGATACCTGGAACCGCGATGAGCGGACCGTGCTCGAAGAACTGCGCGCGGTCGGGCTCCAGGTGCTGACCGGCGGTGGGGCCGAGGTTTTTTCCGCGGCCATGCGCGCCAAGCTCTGTCCGGAAAAAGTCAGCGGCGAGCGTTGGCTGGCCATTCATGGCCTGGCCCATGACATGGGCATCAAGACCAACAGCACCATGCTTTTCGGGCACATTGAATCCTGGGAAGACCGTGTCGAGCATCTCGACGCCCTGCGCATCCTGGAGGACGCCAAGCCGGGTTTTGTGTGCTTCATTCCCTTGGCCTACCAGCCGCGCAACAACGAGCTTCGGGCCGCCGGTCCCACCGGCGAGGAATACCTGCGCATGATCGCCGTGTCCCGTTTGATGCTGGACAACATTCCACATATCAAGGCGTACTGGGCCTTTGCCGGAATCAAGGCCGCGCAAATGGCGCTGTGGGCCGGCGCCGATGACTTCGACGGGACCATCGTCGAGGAAAAAATCGGACATGCGGCCGGAGCCGATTCGCCCAAGGGGATGACCATCGGCGAGTTGGTGGATACCATTTCGGCCAGTGGCTTTGTCCCGGTGCAGCGCGACGCCCTTTTCGACGAGGTCTCGACGCTTCGGGCTTGA